A single genomic interval of Phocoena sinus isolate mPhoSin1 chromosome 15, mPhoSin1.pri, whole genome shotgun sequence harbors:
- the AP5Z1 gene encoding AP-5 complex subunit zeta-1 isoform X2: protein MALLQTTLCSPTCPEQLQLLCAAVLREMSPCDSLSLSCDHIQNTRQLGLVASVLLAQGDQQQVRSLGQRVLKVLESRQPEGPSLRHLLPVVSKVTSLAPDALREEQTRALSKRLGDWLRYASVQQAVAHSSGGFFSTPRARQLGPVTEVDGAVATDFFTVLSTGQRFTEDQWLNVQAFSMLRAWLLDSGPGGSSAPDADDKSELEGSTLSVLSATSTAGHLLPPQQWLREKAFEYCQRLLEQSNRRALKKADSDLQKACLVEAVLVLDVLCQQDPSFLYRTLSCLKPLHMRLRGDPAWVRALLPVAQFFLHHGEAAAVDAEAVYQHLFTRIPAEHFHSPMLAFEFVQFCRDSLPLFGRNLGVLRTSFPNLFKFLAWNSPPLTSDFVALLPSLVDAGTAVEMLHLLLDLPCLTAALDLQLRSLQAASERPPWDVSIRAPGCLEALRDSQVQGLFQHLLRAHASGTVERLTPLYRLLQPLAGCARVVQCAEAVPTLLRAFFSAVTQVSPLPGASVPAAEDRLELGPTGPQLPQWPRGRSITADRAAHTSPSPAPVPPRTGAERSPQGSSQPGPERRCSLGVGRSLSLSLSLSLSQFADGALASQLSLLLLERSDSLYQVPGYEAGVHRVLSSQFPALCELHPPLVVEQAKELLEFVGGPRSGGHVLTAVVWAIGEYLSVSWDRRCTVEQINNFFEALEALLFEVTQSRPSAALPRCPPQVVTVLMTTLTKLASRSQDLIPRVSLLLSKMRTLAQSPAAGPVPREEGARAAHTRATELLNLLKMPSVAQFVFTPSVEVSEPRYHRDTNTALPLVLRTVSRLVEREAGLLPG from the exons ATGGCACTGCTGCAGACCACCCTCTGCTCGCCTACCTGCCCCGAGCAGCTCCAGCTGCTCTGCGCCGCTGTCCTGAGAGAGATGTCGCCCTGCGACAGCCTGAGCCTCTCCTGCGACCACATCCAGAACACGCGGCAGCTGGGCCTCGTGGCCTCCGTGCTCTTGGCCCAG GGTGACCAACAGCAGGTCAGGAGCTTGGGCCAGCGCGTCCTCAAGGTCCTGGAGAGCCGGCAGCCCGAGGGGCCCAGCCTGAGGCACCTCCTCCCTGTCGTGTCCAAGGTCACCAGCCTGGCCCCGGACGCCCTCCGTGAAG AGCAGACCAGGGCGCTCAGCAAGCGGCTGGGGGACTGGCTCCGCTACGCCAGTGTCCAGCAGGCGGTCGCCCACTCCTCCGGGGGCTTCTTCTCCACGCCTAGAGCCCGGCAG CTGGGCCCTGTCACCGAGGTGGACGGGGCAGTGGCCACGGACTTCTTCACGGTGCTGTCCACGGGCCAGCGCTTCACGGAGGACCAGTGGCTGAACGTGCAGGCCTTCTCCATGCTGCGGGCCTGGCTGCTGGACAGCGGCCCTGGGGGCTCCAGCGCCCCGGATGCAG ACGACAAGTCGGAGCTGGAAGGCTCCACCCTGTCCGTGCTCTCGGCCACCTCCACCGCCGGACACCTGCTGCCGCCCCAGCAATGGCTGCGGGAGAAGGCCTTCGAGTACTGCCAGCGCCTGCTGGAGCAGAGTAACCGCC gagCCCTGAAGAAGGCAGACTCAGACCTGCAGAAAGCA TGTCTGGTGGAGGCTGTGCTGGTGCTGGACGTGCTCTGCCAGCAGGACCCCTCTTTCCTGTACCGCACCCTCTCCTGCCTGAAGCCTCTGCACATGCGCCTGCGCGGGGACCCAGCCTGGGTGCGGGCGCTGCTGCCCGTCGCCCAGTTCTTCCTGCACCACG GGGAGGCCGCCGCAGTGGATGCGGAAGCCGTGTACCAGCACCTCTTCACCAGGATCCCCGCTGAACATTTCCACAGCCCGATGCTGGCCTTCGAGTTCGTCCAGTTCTGCAGGGACAGCCTGCCTCTGTTTGGCAGAAACCTTGGCGTTCTCAGGACAAGCTTCCCCAACCTCTTCAAG TTCCTGGCCTGGAACAGCCCGCCCCTCACCTCTGACTTCGTGGCGCTGCTCCCATCGCTGGTTGACGCAGGGACGGCCGTGGAGATGCTCCATCTGCTGCTGGACCTGCCCTGTCTGACCGCAGCCTTGGACCTGCAGCTCAG GTCGCTGCAGGCTGCATCCGAGAGGCCGCCCTGGGATGTCTCCATCAGGGCCCCTGGCTGCCTGGAGGCCCTCCGGGACTCGCAGGTCCAGGGTCTTTTCCAGCACCTGCTGCGTGCCCACGCCAGCGGGACCGTGGAGAG GTTGACGCCGCTCTACCGGCTGTTGCAGCCCCTGGCCGGCTGCGCCCGGGTGGTCCAGTGCGCCGAGGCCGTGCCCACCCTGCTCCGGGCGTTCTTCTCGGCGGTGACACAGGTGAGCCCGCTTCCTGGGGCCTCTGTCCCTGCAGCAGAGGACCGGCTGGAGCTAGGACCCACAGGGCCCCAGCTTCCTCAGTGGCCAAGGGGCCGGTCCATCACAGCAGACAGGGCAGCTCACACCAGCCCCAGCCCGGCTCCTGTCCCTCCCAGAACTGGGGCCGAGAGAAGCCCCCAGGGCAGCAGCCAGCCAGGTCCAGAGCGGAGGTGTTCCCTGGGGGTGGGacgcagtctctctctctctctctctctctctctctcccagtttGCTGACGGGGCCCTGGCCAGCCAGCTGTCACTGCTGCTCCTGGAACGAAGCGACTCGCTTTACCAGGTCCCGGGGTACGAAGCCGGTGTGCACAG GGTGCTGAGCTCCCAGTTCCCGGCCTTGTGCGAGCTGCATCCCCCACTGGTGGTCGAGCAGGCGAAGGAGCTGCTGGAGTTCGTGGGCGGCCCCCGCAGCGGCGGGCACGTGCTCACAGCCGTG GTGTGGGCCATCGGCGAGTACCTGTCGGTGTCCTGGGACCGGCGCTGCACCGTGGAGCAGATCAACAACTTCTTCGAAGCCCTGGAGGCCCTGCTCTTTGAGGTCACCCAGTCGCGGCCCTCCGCCGCCCTTCCCAGGTGTCCTCCGCAGGTCGTCACCGTACTCATGACCACGCTGACCAAGCTGGCCTCTCGCAGCCAAGACCTGATTCCCAG GGTCTCCCTGCTCCTGTCGAAGATGAGGACCTTGGCCCAGAGCCCAGCCGCAGGCCCCGTGCCCCGGGAGGAGGGCGCGCGAGCCGCCCACACGCGGGCCACCGAGCTGCTAAACCTGCTGAAAATGCCCAGCGTGGCCCAGTTTGTGTTCACGCCCAGCGTGGAGGTGTCCGAGCCCCGCTATCACCGTGACACCAACACGGCCCTGCCCCTGGTCCTGCGTACGGTCAGCCGGCTGGTGGAGAGGGAGGCGGGCCTCCTGCCAGGGTGA
- the AP5Z1 gene encoding AP-5 complex subunit zeta-1 isoform X3: MFTTGEESLLRQARELRDEELGRLCARVCALLQEEDWGPDAPDALRRLFLIVSATKYNRRLERPCMALLQTTLCSPTCPEQLQLLCAAVLREMSPCDSLSLSCDHIQNTRQLGLVASVLLAQGDQQQVRSLGQRVLKVLESRQPEGPSLRHLLPVVSKVTSLAPDALREEQTRALSKRLGDWLRYASVQQAVAHSSGGFFSTPRARQLGPVTEVDGAVATDFFTVLSTGQRFTEDQWLNVQAFSMLRAWLLDSGPGGSSAPDADDKSELEGSTLSVLSATSTAGHLLPPQQWLREKAFEYCQRLLEQSNRRALKKADSDLQKACLVEAVLVLDVLCQQDPSFLYRTLSCLKPLHMRLRGDPAWVRALLPVAQFFLHHGEAAAVDAEAVYQHLFTRIPAEHFHSPMLAFEFVQFCRDSLPLFGRNLGVLRTSFPNLFKFLAWNSPPLTSDFVALLPSLVDAGTAVEMLHLLLDLPCLTAALDLQLRSLQAASERPPWDVSIRAPGCLEALRDSQVQGLFQHLLRAHASGTVERLTPLYRLLQPLAGCARVVQCAEAVPTLLRAFFSAVTQFADGALASQLSLLLLERSDSLYQVPGYEAGVHRVLSSQFPALCELHPPLVVEQAKELLEFVGGPRSGGHVLTAVVWAIGEYLSVSWDRRCTVEQINNFFEALEALLFEVTQSRPSAALPRCPPQVVTVLMTTLTKLASRSQDLIPRVSLLLSKMRTLAQSPAAGPVPREEGARAAHTRATELLNLLKMPSVAQFVFTPSVEVSEPRYHRDTNTALPLVLRTVSRLVEREAGLLPG; the protein is encoded by the exons GGAGCTCCGGGATGAGGAGCTGGGGAGGCTCTGTGCCCGGGTCTGTGCGCTACTGCAAGAGGAGGACTGGGGTCCCGACGCCCCGGACGCCCTGCGGAGGCTCTTCCTCATCGTCTCGGCCACGAAATACAACAGGAG gctggAGAGGCCTTGCATGGCACTGCTGCAGACCACCCTCTGCTCGCCTACCTGCCCCGAGCAGCTCCAGCTGCTCTGCGCCGCTGTCCTGAGAGAGATGTCGCCCTGCGACAGCCTGAGCCTCTCCTGCGACCACATCCAGAACACGCGGCAGCTGGGCCTCGTGGCCTCCGTGCTCTTGGCCCAG GGTGACCAACAGCAGGTCAGGAGCTTGGGCCAGCGCGTCCTCAAGGTCCTGGAGAGCCGGCAGCCCGAGGGGCCCAGCCTGAGGCACCTCCTCCCTGTCGTGTCCAAGGTCACCAGCCTGGCCCCGGACGCCCTCCGTGAAG AGCAGACCAGGGCGCTCAGCAAGCGGCTGGGGGACTGGCTCCGCTACGCCAGTGTCCAGCAGGCGGTCGCCCACTCCTCCGGGGGCTTCTTCTCCACGCCTAGAGCCCGGCAG CTGGGCCCTGTCACCGAGGTGGACGGGGCAGTGGCCACGGACTTCTTCACGGTGCTGTCCACGGGCCAGCGCTTCACGGAGGACCAGTGGCTGAACGTGCAGGCCTTCTCCATGCTGCGGGCCTGGCTGCTGGACAGCGGCCCTGGGGGCTCCAGCGCCCCGGATGCAG ACGACAAGTCGGAGCTGGAAGGCTCCACCCTGTCCGTGCTCTCGGCCACCTCCACCGCCGGACACCTGCTGCCGCCCCAGCAATGGCTGCGGGAGAAGGCCTTCGAGTACTGCCAGCGCCTGCTGGAGCAGAGTAACCGCC gagCCCTGAAGAAGGCAGACTCAGACCTGCAGAAAGCA TGTCTGGTGGAGGCTGTGCTGGTGCTGGACGTGCTCTGCCAGCAGGACCCCTCTTTCCTGTACCGCACCCTCTCCTGCCTGAAGCCTCTGCACATGCGCCTGCGCGGGGACCCAGCCTGGGTGCGGGCGCTGCTGCCCGTCGCCCAGTTCTTCCTGCACCACG GGGAGGCCGCCGCAGTGGATGCGGAAGCCGTGTACCAGCACCTCTTCACCAGGATCCCCGCTGAACATTTCCACAGCCCGATGCTGGCCTTCGAGTTCGTCCAGTTCTGCAGGGACAGCCTGCCTCTGTTTGGCAGAAACCTTGGCGTTCTCAGGACAAGCTTCCCCAACCTCTTCAAG TTCCTGGCCTGGAACAGCCCGCCCCTCACCTCTGACTTCGTGGCGCTGCTCCCATCGCTGGTTGACGCAGGGACGGCCGTGGAGATGCTCCATCTGCTGCTGGACCTGCCCTGTCTGACCGCAGCCTTGGACCTGCAGCTCAG GTCGCTGCAGGCTGCATCCGAGAGGCCGCCCTGGGATGTCTCCATCAGGGCCCCTGGCTGCCTGGAGGCCCTCCGGGACTCGCAGGTCCAGGGTCTTTTCCAGCACCTGCTGCGTGCCCACGCCAGCGGGACCGTGGAGAG GTTGACGCCGCTCTACCGGCTGTTGCAGCCCCTGGCCGGCTGCGCCCGGGTGGTCCAGTGCGCCGAGGCCGTGCCCACCCTGCTCCGGGCGTTCTTCTCGGCGGTGACACAG tttGCTGACGGGGCCCTGGCCAGCCAGCTGTCACTGCTGCTCCTGGAACGAAGCGACTCGCTTTACCAGGTCCCGGGGTACGAAGCCGGTGTGCACAG GGTGCTGAGCTCCCAGTTCCCGGCCTTGTGCGAGCTGCATCCCCCACTGGTGGTCGAGCAGGCGAAGGAGCTGCTGGAGTTCGTGGGCGGCCCCCGCAGCGGCGGGCACGTGCTCACAGCCGTG GTGTGGGCCATCGGCGAGTACCTGTCGGTGTCCTGGGACCGGCGCTGCACCGTGGAGCAGATCAACAACTTCTTCGAAGCCCTGGAGGCCCTGCTCTTTGAGGTCACCCAGTCGCGGCCCTCCGCCGCCCTTCCCAGGTGTCCTCCGCAGGTCGTCACCGTACTCATGACCACGCTGACCAAGCTGGCCTCTCGCAGCCAAGACCTGATTCCCAG GGTCTCCCTGCTCCTGTCGAAGATGAGGACCTTGGCCCAGAGCCCAGCCGCAGGCCCCGTGCCCCGGGAGGAGGGCGCGCGAGCCGCCCACACGCGGGCCACCGAGCTGCTAAACCTGCTGAAAATGCCCAGCGTGGCCCAGTTTGTGTTCACGCCCAGCGTGGAGGTGTCCGAGCCCCGCTATCACCGTGACACCAACACGGCCCTGCCCCTGGTCCTGCGTACGGTCAGCCGGCTGGTGGAGAGGGAGGCGGGCCTCCTGCCAGGGTGA
- the AP5Z1 gene encoding AP-5 complex subunit zeta-1 isoform X1, which produces MFTTGEESLLRQARELRDEELGRLCARVCALLQEEDWGPDAPDALRRLFLIVSATKYNRRLERPCMALLQTTLCSPTCPEQLQLLCAAVLREMSPCDSLSLSCDHIQNTRQLGLVASVLLAQGDQQQVRSLGQRVLKVLESRQPEGPSLRHLLPVVSKVTSLAPDALREEQTRALSKRLGDWLRYASVQQAVAHSSGGFFSTPRARQLGPVTEVDGAVATDFFTVLSTGQRFTEDQWLNVQAFSMLRAWLLDSGPGGSSAPDADDKSELEGSTLSVLSATSTAGHLLPPQQWLREKAFEYCQRLLEQSNRRALKKADSDLQKACLVEAVLVLDVLCQQDPSFLYRTLSCLKPLHMRLRGDPAWVRALLPVAQFFLHHGEAAAVDAEAVYQHLFTRIPAEHFHSPMLAFEFVQFCRDSLPLFGRNLGVLRTSFPNLFKFLAWNSPPLTSDFVALLPSLVDAGTAVEMLHLLLDLPCLTAALDLQLRSLQAASERPPWDVSIRAPGCLEALRDSQVQGLFQHLLRAHASGTVERLTPLYRLLQPLAGCARVVQCAEAVPTLLRAFFSAVTQVSPLPGASVPAAEDRLELGPTGPQLPQWPRGRSITADRAAHTSPSPAPVPPRTGAERSPQGSSQPGPERRCSLGVGRSLSLSLSLSLSQFADGALASQLSLLLLERSDSLYQVPGYEAGVHRVLSSQFPALCELHPPLVVEQAKELLEFVGGPRSGGHVLTAVVWAIGEYLSVSWDRRCTVEQINNFFEALEALLFEVTQSRPSAALPRCPPQVVTVLMTTLTKLASRSQDLIPRVSLLLSKMRTLAQSPAAGPVPREEGARAAHTRATELLNLLKMPSVAQFVFTPSVEVSEPRYHRDTNTALPLVLRTVSRLVEREAGLLPG; this is translated from the exons GGAGCTCCGGGATGAGGAGCTGGGGAGGCTCTGTGCCCGGGTCTGTGCGCTACTGCAAGAGGAGGACTGGGGTCCCGACGCCCCGGACGCCCTGCGGAGGCTCTTCCTCATCGTCTCGGCCACGAAATACAACAGGAG gctggAGAGGCCTTGCATGGCACTGCTGCAGACCACCCTCTGCTCGCCTACCTGCCCCGAGCAGCTCCAGCTGCTCTGCGCCGCTGTCCTGAGAGAGATGTCGCCCTGCGACAGCCTGAGCCTCTCCTGCGACCACATCCAGAACACGCGGCAGCTGGGCCTCGTGGCCTCCGTGCTCTTGGCCCAG GGTGACCAACAGCAGGTCAGGAGCTTGGGCCAGCGCGTCCTCAAGGTCCTGGAGAGCCGGCAGCCCGAGGGGCCCAGCCTGAGGCACCTCCTCCCTGTCGTGTCCAAGGTCACCAGCCTGGCCCCGGACGCCCTCCGTGAAG AGCAGACCAGGGCGCTCAGCAAGCGGCTGGGGGACTGGCTCCGCTACGCCAGTGTCCAGCAGGCGGTCGCCCACTCCTCCGGGGGCTTCTTCTCCACGCCTAGAGCCCGGCAG CTGGGCCCTGTCACCGAGGTGGACGGGGCAGTGGCCACGGACTTCTTCACGGTGCTGTCCACGGGCCAGCGCTTCACGGAGGACCAGTGGCTGAACGTGCAGGCCTTCTCCATGCTGCGGGCCTGGCTGCTGGACAGCGGCCCTGGGGGCTCCAGCGCCCCGGATGCAG ACGACAAGTCGGAGCTGGAAGGCTCCACCCTGTCCGTGCTCTCGGCCACCTCCACCGCCGGACACCTGCTGCCGCCCCAGCAATGGCTGCGGGAGAAGGCCTTCGAGTACTGCCAGCGCCTGCTGGAGCAGAGTAACCGCC gagCCCTGAAGAAGGCAGACTCAGACCTGCAGAAAGCA TGTCTGGTGGAGGCTGTGCTGGTGCTGGACGTGCTCTGCCAGCAGGACCCCTCTTTCCTGTACCGCACCCTCTCCTGCCTGAAGCCTCTGCACATGCGCCTGCGCGGGGACCCAGCCTGGGTGCGGGCGCTGCTGCCCGTCGCCCAGTTCTTCCTGCACCACG GGGAGGCCGCCGCAGTGGATGCGGAAGCCGTGTACCAGCACCTCTTCACCAGGATCCCCGCTGAACATTTCCACAGCCCGATGCTGGCCTTCGAGTTCGTCCAGTTCTGCAGGGACAGCCTGCCTCTGTTTGGCAGAAACCTTGGCGTTCTCAGGACAAGCTTCCCCAACCTCTTCAAG TTCCTGGCCTGGAACAGCCCGCCCCTCACCTCTGACTTCGTGGCGCTGCTCCCATCGCTGGTTGACGCAGGGACGGCCGTGGAGATGCTCCATCTGCTGCTGGACCTGCCCTGTCTGACCGCAGCCTTGGACCTGCAGCTCAG GTCGCTGCAGGCTGCATCCGAGAGGCCGCCCTGGGATGTCTCCATCAGGGCCCCTGGCTGCCTGGAGGCCCTCCGGGACTCGCAGGTCCAGGGTCTTTTCCAGCACCTGCTGCGTGCCCACGCCAGCGGGACCGTGGAGAG GTTGACGCCGCTCTACCGGCTGTTGCAGCCCCTGGCCGGCTGCGCCCGGGTGGTCCAGTGCGCCGAGGCCGTGCCCACCCTGCTCCGGGCGTTCTTCTCGGCGGTGACACAGGTGAGCCCGCTTCCTGGGGCCTCTGTCCCTGCAGCAGAGGACCGGCTGGAGCTAGGACCCACAGGGCCCCAGCTTCCTCAGTGGCCAAGGGGCCGGTCCATCACAGCAGACAGGGCAGCTCACACCAGCCCCAGCCCGGCTCCTGTCCCTCCCAGAACTGGGGCCGAGAGAAGCCCCCAGGGCAGCAGCCAGCCAGGTCCAGAGCGGAGGTGTTCCCTGGGGGTGGGacgcagtctctctctctctctctctctctctctctcccagtttGCTGACGGGGCCCTGGCCAGCCAGCTGTCACTGCTGCTCCTGGAACGAAGCGACTCGCTTTACCAGGTCCCGGGGTACGAAGCCGGTGTGCACAG GGTGCTGAGCTCCCAGTTCCCGGCCTTGTGCGAGCTGCATCCCCCACTGGTGGTCGAGCAGGCGAAGGAGCTGCTGGAGTTCGTGGGCGGCCCCCGCAGCGGCGGGCACGTGCTCACAGCCGTG GTGTGGGCCATCGGCGAGTACCTGTCGGTGTCCTGGGACCGGCGCTGCACCGTGGAGCAGATCAACAACTTCTTCGAAGCCCTGGAGGCCCTGCTCTTTGAGGTCACCCAGTCGCGGCCCTCCGCCGCCCTTCCCAGGTGTCCTCCGCAGGTCGTCACCGTACTCATGACCACGCTGACCAAGCTGGCCTCTCGCAGCCAAGACCTGATTCCCAG GGTCTCCCTGCTCCTGTCGAAGATGAGGACCTTGGCCCAGAGCCCAGCCGCAGGCCCCGTGCCCCGGGAGGAGGGCGCGCGAGCCGCCCACACGCGGGCCACCGAGCTGCTAAACCTGCTGAAAATGCCCAGCGTGGCCCAGTTTGTGTTCACGCCCAGCGTGGAGGTGTCCGAGCCCCGCTATCACCGTGACACCAACACGGCCCTGCCCCTGGTCCTGCGTACGGTCAGCCGGCTGGTGGAGAGGGAGGCGGGCCTCCTGCCAGGGTGA